Proteins from a genomic interval of Nasonia vitripennis strain AsymCx chromosome 3, Nvit_psr_1.1, whole genome shotgun sequence:
- the LOC100115398 gene encoding follistatin-related protein 5 isoform X1 produces the protein MVGVYYGMMFGSQKSMSPTRRLSFQSLAFLLLLANCVAGDSPHYKHTKRHHYITVHRQHDSASTPSDVISTAQPENGAQEVGAVPTSANVEDDYFGRNPCAGKYCGAGRECQVSPDGGLGLCVCAKRCARRHRPVCGSDGKVYANHCELHRAACNLGTPLTASRLMRCLHRDDHHETPKALPLGNATPPTSKQSNHQTRHDSKENFVEENYDLDDCSAQEYEIMKDNLLLYNHARLMSQDNHSKEYLVSIMFSHYDQNNNGNLEREELEQIAEREDLEQLSKGCSLGHMINYDDTDRDGRLDINEFYMAFRRLYIGAGVSVVSLDKNLEINHIPARVGDNVEIKCDVTGTPPPPLVWRRYDADLEALSEPEIRIFNDGSLYLTRVQLVHAGNYTCHALSNKDVVQTHVLTVHTTPEVRVTPRLQSKRPGEEAMMRCHVVGEPLPRVEWLKNDEPLHEQQHDGDKYEVVGNGTRLAIRSINYADTGAYMCQATSIGGVTRDISSLVVQEQPTPTAPSEERRFFSFHEWGISVYEPSACRLYHQIKSTDIIPGTQEYVCAEKGVPCSWGRAINVANRYVYVSQPEKDRILVISKIQMVVVDVVTTDKYPVELQYVPALDQVWVLNWRSESDMGVKTIQVIRDAAQKKKHRTVHPEPIDGQFDLVRGLYIPERQDIGHMFKYGYVTHTNQRGMYKLDLANMRYTRSADLAPYNCVPAHIQFPALYGFVILQCEEPITGRATGQLLLDYLTDTVLAHKPELVGKPMVSPDSRHLVTLDRQPNGVILIVEEILPTGLNFAFDVKTTLNISDITFYPSQTTHGYDLYASSMDNKEDILFLNLASGKVEMITGVGKAMPASSAKWGNPNRPIAQSGVFGRYMVSPSNEALFVLNGETRTVNCEIGGLVRPSMIVWFTVPTH, from the exons CATACGAAGCGTCACCACTACATCACCGTGCACCGACAACACGATTCCGCCAGTACACCATCGGATGTCATCAGCACAGCTCAGCCGGAGAACGGAGCTCAGGAGGTCGGGGCTGTGCCGACATCCGCGAACGTCGAGGATGACTACTTCGGACGCA ATCCGTGCGCTGGCAAGTACTGCGGAGCGGGCCGCGAGTGCCAAGTCTCGCCCGACGGTGGGCTCGGACTGTGCGTTTGCGCGAAGCGCTGCGCCCGCCGTCACAGGCCCGTCTGCGGCAGCGACGGTAAAGTCTACGCCAACCATTGCGAGCTGCACCGAGCGGCCTGCAATCTTGGAACACCGCTCACGGCGAGCCGGCTGATGCGGTGCCTGCACAGAG ACGATCACCACGAGACACCGAAAGCTCTGCCGCTGGGTAACGCCACTCCGCCGACGTCGAAGCAGAGCAACCACCAGACCAGACACGACAGCAAGGAGAACTTTGTCGAGGAAAACTACGACCTAGACGACTGCTCAGCCCAGGAGTACGAAATCATGAAG GACAACTTGCTGCTCTACAATCACGCGCGGCTGATGTCCCAGGACAACCACAGCAAGGAGTACCTGGTGAGCATAATGTTCTCGCACTACGACCAGAACAACAACGGCAACCTCGAGCGCGAGGAGCTGGAACAGATAGCCGAACGCGAGGACCTCGAACAGCTGAGCAAGGGCTGCTCGCTTGGACACATGATCAATTACGACGACACCGATAGAGACGGCAGACTCGACATCAACGAGTTCTACATGGCGTTCAGGCGGCTTTACA TTGGTGCAGGTGTGTCAGTGGTGTCGCTGGACAAGAACCTGGAGATCAATCACATCCCGGCGCGCGTCGGCGACAACGTCGAGATAAAGTGCGACGTAACCGGGACTCCGCCGCCACCATTAGTCTGGCGACGCTACGACGCGGATCTCGAGGCGCTCTCCGAGCCCGAG ATACGAATTTTCAACGACGGCAGCCTTTATTTAACGAGGGTGCAGCTCGTCCACGCTGGCAATTACACGTGCCACGCTCTCAGCAACAAGGACGTCGTTCAGACCCACGTTCTCACGGTGCACA CGACGCCGGAGGTGCGAGTGACGCCACGATTACAGTCGAAGCGTCCGGGTGAGGAGGCGATGATGCGATGCCACGTGGTCGGCGAACCTCTACCACGAGTCGAATGGCTGAAGAACGACGAGCCACTGCACGAGCAGCAGCACGACGGCGACAAGTACGAGGTGGTCGGCAACGGTACGAGGCTGGCCATCCGAAGCATAAACTACGCCGATACCGGGGCGTACATGTGCCAGGCGACGAGCATCGGTGGAGTCACCAGGGATATTAGCAGTCTCGTTGTTCAGGAACAGCCTACGCCGA CGGCGCCGAGCGAGGAGAGGAGGTTCTTCTCGTTCCACGAGTGGGGAATATCGGTGTACGAGCCGTCAGCTTGCCGATTGTATCATCAAATTAAGTCGACGGATATTATACCTGGGACGCAG GAATACGTGTGTGCTGAGAAAGGAGTGCCTTGTTCGTGGGGTCGTGCGATCAACGTAGCCAATCGCTACGTTTACGTGTCGCAGCCGGAAAAGGATCGCATCCTCGTTATCAGCAAAATTCAGATGGTCGTCGTTGAC GTGGTGACAACGGACAAATACCCGGTGGAGCTGCAATACGTTCCGGCGCTGGACCAGGTCTGGGTGCTCAATTGGCGCAGCGAGAGTGACATGGGGGTGAAAACGATACAGGTGATCAGGGACGCGGCGCAAAAGAAGAAGCACAGGACCGTTCATCCGGAGCCGATTGACGGACAGTTTGATCTCGTCCGGGGCCTCTACATCCCCGAGCGTCAG GACATCGGTCACATGTTCAAGTACGGCTACGTCACGCACACGAACCAGCGAGGCATGTACAAGCTCGACCTGGCAAACATGAGGTACACGCGCAGCGCCGATCTCGCGCCCTACAACTGTGTACCGGCACACATACAGTTCCCGGCCCTAT ACGGCTTCGTAATACTGCAGTGCGAGGAGCCAATAACGGGCCGGGCGACCGGGCAATTATTACTGGATTATCTGACGGACACGGTGCTGGCGCACAAGCCGGAGCTCGTCGGCAAGCCGATGGTGTCACCCGACTCACGTCACCTCGTCACGCTCGACCGACAGCCCAACGGCGTCATACTCATCGTCGAGGAAATATTAC CTACCGGACTGAACTTTGCCTTCGACGTCAAGACGACTTTGAACATCAGTGATATCACATTCTACCCGTCGCAAACGACGCACGGCTACGATCTCTACGCTTCGTCGATGGACAACAAGGAAGACATTCTCTTCCTCAATTTGGCGTCGG GTAAGGTGGAGATGATAACGGGTGTGGGCAAGGCGATGCCGGCGAGTTCCGCCAAGTGGGGCAACCCGAACAGGCCGATAGCCCAGAGCGGAGTCTTCGGTCGATATATGGTCAGCCCTTCGAACGAGGCCCTCTTCGTTCTCAATGGCGAGACACGGACAGTGAACTGCGAGATCGGCGGTCTAGTGCGGCCCAGCATGATCGTCTGGTTTACGGTACCGACGCACTAA
- the LOC100115398 gene encoding follistatin-related protein 5 isoform X4, producing the protein MMFGSQKSMSPTRRLSFQSLAFLLLLANCVAGDSPHYKHTKRHHYITVHRQHDSASTPSDVISTAQPENGAQEVGAVPTSANVEDDYFGRNPCAGKYCGAGRECQVSPDGGLGLCVCAKRCARRHRPVCGSDGKVYANHCELHRAACNLGTPLTASRLMRCLHRDDHHETPKALPLGNATPPTSKQSNHQTRHDSKENFVEENYDLDDCSAQEYEIMKDNLLLYNHARLMSQDNHSKEYLVSIMFSHYDQNNNGNLEREELEQIAEREDLEQLSKGCSLGHMINYDDTDRDGRLDINEFYMAFRRLYIGAGVSVVSLDKNLEINHIPARVGDNVEIKCDVTGTPPPPLVWRRYDADLEALSEPEIRIFNDGSLYLTRVQLVHAGNYTCHALSNKDVVQTHVLTVHTTPEVRVTPRLQSKRPGEEAMMRCHVVGEPLPRVEWLKNDEPLHEQQHDGDKYEVVGNGTRLAIRSINYADTGAYMCQATSIGGVTRDISSLVVQEQPTPTAPSEERRFFSFHEWGISVYEPSACRLYHQIKSTDIIPGTQEYVCAEKGVPCSWGRAINVANRYVYVSQPEKDRILVISKIQMVVVDVVTTDKYPVELQYVPALDQVWVLNWRSESDMGVKTIQVIRDAAQKKKHRTVHPEPIDGQFDLVRGLYIPERQDIGHMFKYGYVTHTNQRGMYKLDLANMRYTRSADLAPYNCVPAHIQFPALYGFVILQCEEPITGRATGQLLLDYLTDTVLAHKPELVGKPMVSPDSRHLVTLDRQPNGVILIVEEILPTGLNFAFDVKTTLNISDITFYPSQTTHGYDLYASSMDNKEDILFLNLASGKVEMITGVGKAMPASSAKWGNPNRPIAQSGVFGRYMVSPSNEALFVLNGETRTVNCEIGGLVRPSMIVWFTVPTH; encoded by the exons CATACGAAGCGTCACCACTACATCACCGTGCACCGACAACACGATTCCGCCAGTACACCATCGGATGTCATCAGCACAGCTCAGCCGGAGAACGGAGCTCAGGAGGTCGGGGCTGTGCCGACATCCGCGAACGTCGAGGATGACTACTTCGGACGCA ATCCGTGCGCTGGCAAGTACTGCGGAGCGGGCCGCGAGTGCCAAGTCTCGCCCGACGGTGGGCTCGGACTGTGCGTTTGCGCGAAGCGCTGCGCCCGCCGTCACAGGCCCGTCTGCGGCAGCGACGGTAAAGTCTACGCCAACCATTGCGAGCTGCACCGAGCGGCCTGCAATCTTGGAACACCGCTCACGGCGAGCCGGCTGATGCGGTGCCTGCACAGAG ACGATCACCACGAGACACCGAAAGCTCTGCCGCTGGGTAACGCCACTCCGCCGACGTCGAAGCAGAGCAACCACCAGACCAGACACGACAGCAAGGAGAACTTTGTCGAGGAAAACTACGACCTAGACGACTGCTCAGCCCAGGAGTACGAAATCATGAAG GACAACTTGCTGCTCTACAATCACGCGCGGCTGATGTCCCAGGACAACCACAGCAAGGAGTACCTGGTGAGCATAATGTTCTCGCACTACGACCAGAACAACAACGGCAACCTCGAGCGCGAGGAGCTGGAACAGATAGCCGAACGCGAGGACCTCGAACAGCTGAGCAAGGGCTGCTCGCTTGGACACATGATCAATTACGACGACACCGATAGAGACGGCAGACTCGACATCAACGAGTTCTACATGGCGTTCAGGCGGCTTTACA TTGGTGCAGGTGTGTCAGTGGTGTCGCTGGACAAGAACCTGGAGATCAATCACATCCCGGCGCGCGTCGGCGACAACGTCGAGATAAAGTGCGACGTAACCGGGACTCCGCCGCCACCATTAGTCTGGCGACGCTACGACGCGGATCTCGAGGCGCTCTCCGAGCCCGAG ATACGAATTTTCAACGACGGCAGCCTTTATTTAACGAGGGTGCAGCTCGTCCACGCTGGCAATTACACGTGCCACGCTCTCAGCAACAAGGACGTCGTTCAGACCCACGTTCTCACGGTGCACA CGACGCCGGAGGTGCGAGTGACGCCACGATTACAGTCGAAGCGTCCGGGTGAGGAGGCGATGATGCGATGCCACGTGGTCGGCGAACCTCTACCACGAGTCGAATGGCTGAAGAACGACGAGCCACTGCACGAGCAGCAGCACGACGGCGACAAGTACGAGGTGGTCGGCAACGGTACGAGGCTGGCCATCCGAAGCATAAACTACGCCGATACCGGGGCGTACATGTGCCAGGCGACGAGCATCGGTGGAGTCACCAGGGATATTAGCAGTCTCGTTGTTCAGGAACAGCCTACGCCGA CGGCGCCGAGCGAGGAGAGGAGGTTCTTCTCGTTCCACGAGTGGGGAATATCGGTGTACGAGCCGTCAGCTTGCCGATTGTATCATCAAATTAAGTCGACGGATATTATACCTGGGACGCAG GAATACGTGTGTGCTGAGAAAGGAGTGCCTTGTTCGTGGGGTCGTGCGATCAACGTAGCCAATCGCTACGTTTACGTGTCGCAGCCGGAAAAGGATCGCATCCTCGTTATCAGCAAAATTCAGATGGTCGTCGTTGAC GTGGTGACAACGGACAAATACCCGGTGGAGCTGCAATACGTTCCGGCGCTGGACCAGGTCTGGGTGCTCAATTGGCGCAGCGAGAGTGACATGGGGGTGAAAACGATACAGGTGATCAGGGACGCGGCGCAAAAGAAGAAGCACAGGACCGTTCATCCGGAGCCGATTGACGGACAGTTTGATCTCGTCCGGGGCCTCTACATCCCCGAGCGTCAG GACATCGGTCACATGTTCAAGTACGGCTACGTCACGCACACGAACCAGCGAGGCATGTACAAGCTCGACCTGGCAAACATGAGGTACACGCGCAGCGCCGATCTCGCGCCCTACAACTGTGTACCGGCACACATACAGTTCCCGGCCCTAT ACGGCTTCGTAATACTGCAGTGCGAGGAGCCAATAACGGGCCGGGCGACCGGGCAATTATTACTGGATTATCTGACGGACACGGTGCTGGCGCACAAGCCGGAGCTCGTCGGCAAGCCGATGGTGTCACCCGACTCACGTCACCTCGTCACGCTCGACCGACAGCCCAACGGCGTCATACTCATCGTCGAGGAAATATTAC CTACCGGACTGAACTTTGCCTTCGACGTCAAGACGACTTTGAACATCAGTGATATCACATTCTACCCGTCGCAAACGACGCACGGCTACGATCTCTACGCTTCGTCGATGGACAACAAGGAAGACATTCTCTTCCTCAATTTGGCGTCGG GTAAGGTGGAGATGATAACGGGTGTGGGCAAGGCGATGCCGGCGAGTTCCGCCAAGTGGGGCAACCCGAACAGGCCGATAGCCCAGAGCGGAGTCTTCGGTCGATATATGGTCAGCCCTTCGAACGAGGCCCTCTTCGTTCTCAATGGCGAGACACGGACAGTGAACTGCGAGATCGGCGGTCTAGTGCGGCCCAGCATGATCGTCTGGTTTACGGTACCGACGCACTAA
- the LOC100115398 gene encoding follistatin-related protein 5 isoform X3, with protein sequence MVGVYYGMMFGSQKSMSPTRRLSFQSLAFLLLLANCVAGDSPHYKHTKRHHYITVHRQHDSASTPSDVISTAQPENGAQEVGAVPTSANVEDDYFGRNPCAGKYCGAGRECQVSPDGGLGLCVCAKRCARRHRPVCGSDGKVYANHCELHRAACNLGTPLTASRLMRCLHRDDHHETPKALPLGNATPPTSKQSNHQTRHDSKENFVEENYDLDDCSAQEYEIMKDNLLLYNHARLMSQDNHSKEYLVSIMFSHYDQNNNGNLEREELEQIAEREDLEQLSKGCSLGHMINYDDTDRDGRLDINEFYMAFRRLYSVSVVSLDKNLEINHIPARVGDNVEIKCDVTGTPPPPLVWRRYDADLEALSEPEIRIFNDGSLYLTRVQLVHAGNYTCHALSNKDVVQTHVLTVHTTPEVRVTPRLQSKRPGEEAMMRCHVVGEPLPRVEWLKNDEPLHEQQHDGDKYEVVGNGTRLAIRSINYADTGAYMCQATSIGGVTRDISSLVVQEQPTPTAPSEERRFFSFHEWGISVYEPSACRLYHQIKSTDIIPGTQEYVCAEKGVPCSWGRAINVANRYVYVSQPEKDRILVISKIQMVVVDVVTTDKYPVELQYVPALDQVWVLNWRSESDMGVKTIQVIRDAAQKKKHRTVHPEPIDGQFDLVRGLYIPERQDIGHMFKYGYVTHTNQRGMYKLDLANMRYTRSADLAPYNCVPAHIQFPALYGFVILQCEEPITGRATGQLLLDYLTDTVLAHKPELVGKPMVSPDSRHLVTLDRQPNGVILIVEEILPTGLNFAFDVKTTLNISDITFYPSQTTHGYDLYASSMDNKEDILFLNLASGKVEMITGVGKAMPASSAKWGNPNRPIAQSGVFGRYMVSPSNEALFVLNGETRTVNCEIGGLVRPSMIVWFTVPTH encoded by the exons CATACGAAGCGTCACCACTACATCACCGTGCACCGACAACACGATTCCGCCAGTACACCATCGGATGTCATCAGCACAGCTCAGCCGGAGAACGGAGCTCAGGAGGTCGGGGCTGTGCCGACATCCGCGAACGTCGAGGATGACTACTTCGGACGCA ATCCGTGCGCTGGCAAGTACTGCGGAGCGGGCCGCGAGTGCCAAGTCTCGCCCGACGGTGGGCTCGGACTGTGCGTTTGCGCGAAGCGCTGCGCCCGCCGTCACAGGCCCGTCTGCGGCAGCGACGGTAAAGTCTACGCCAACCATTGCGAGCTGCACCGAGCGGCCTGCAATCTTGGAACACCGCTCACGGCGAGCCGGCTGATGCGGTGCCTGCACAGAG ACGATCACCACGAGACACCGAAAGCTCTGCCGCTGGGTAACGCCACTCCGCCGACGTCGAAGCAGAGCAACCACCAGACCAGACACGACAGCAAGGAGAACTTTGTCGAGGAAAACTACGACCTAGACGACTGCTCAGCCCAGGAGTACGAAATCATGAAG GACAACTTGCTGCTCTACAATCACGCGCGGCTGATGTCCCAGGACAACCACAGCAAGGAGTACCTGGTGAGCATAATGTTCTCGCACTACGACCAGAACAACAACGGCAACCTCGAGCGCGAGGAGCTGGAACAGATAGCCGAACGCGAGGACCTCGAACAGCTGAGCAAGGGCTGCTCGCTTGGACACATGATCAATTACGACGACACCGATAGAGACGGCAGACTCGACATCAACGAGTTCTACATGGCGTTCAGGCGGCTTTACA GTGTGTCAGTGGTGTCGCTGGACAAGAACCTGGAGATCAATCACATCCCGGCGCGCGTCGGCGACAACGTCGAGATAAAGTGCGACGTAACCGGGACTCCGCCGCCACCATTAGTCTGGCGACGCTACGACGCGGATCTCGAGGCGCTCTCCGAGCCCGAG ATACGAATTTTCAACGACGGCAGCCTTTATTTAACGAGGGTGCAGCTCGTCCACGCTGGCAATTACACGTGCCACGCTCTCAGCAACAAGGACGTCGTTCAGACCCACGTTCTCACGGTGCACA CGACGCCGGAGGTGCGAGTGACGCCACGATTACAGTCGAAGCGTCCGGGTGAGGAGGCGATGATGCGATGCCACGTGGTCGGCGAACCTCTACCACGAGTCGAATGGCTGAAGAACGACGAGCCACTGCACGAGCAGCAGCACGACGGCGACAAGTACGAGGTGGTCGGCAACGGTACGAGGCTGGCCATCCGAAGCATAAACTACGCCGATACCGGGGCGTACATGTGCCAGGCGACGAGCATCGGTGGAGTCACCAGGGATATTAGCAGTCTCGTTGTTCAGGAACAGCCTACGCCGA CGGCGCCGAGCGAGGAGAGGAGGTTCTTCTCGTTCCACGAGTGGGGAATATCGGTGTACGAGCCGTCAGCTTGCCGATTGTATCATCAAATTAAGTCGACGGATATTATACCTGGGACGCAG GAATACGTGTGTGCTGAGAAAGGAGTGCCTTGTTCGTGGGGTCGTGCGATCAACGTAGCCAATCGCTACGTTTACGTGTCGCAGCCGGAAAAGGATCGCATCCTCGTTATCAGCAAAATTCAGATGGTCGTCGTTGAC GTGGTGACAACGGACAAATACCCGGTGGAGCTGCAATACGTTCCGGCGCTGGACCAGGTCTGGGTGCTCAATTGGCGCAGCGAGAGTGACATGGGGGTGAAAACGATACAGGTGATCAGGGACGCGGCGCAAAAGAAGAAGCACAGGACCGTTCATCCGGAGCCGATTGACGGACAGTTTGATCTCGTCCGGGGCCTCTACATCCCCGAGCGTCAG GACATCGGTCACATGTTCAAGTACGGCTACGTCACGCACACGAACCAGCGAGGCATGTACAAGCTCGACCTGGCAAACATGAGGTACACGCGCAGCGCCGATCTCGCGCCCTACAACTGTGTACCGGCACACATACAGTTCCCGGCCCTAT ACGGCTTCGTAATACTGCAGTGCGAGGAGCCAATAACGGGCCGGGCGACCGGGCAATTATTACTGGATTATCTGACGGACACGGTGCTGGCGCACAAGCCGGAGCTCGTCGGCAAGCCGATGGTGTCACCCGACTCACGTCACCTCGTCACGCTCGACCGACAGCCCAACGGCGTCATACTCATCGTCGAGGAAATATTAC CTACCGGACTGAACTTTGCCTTCGACGTCAAGACGACTTTGAACATCAGTGATATCACATTCTACCCGTCGCAAACGACGCACGGCTACGATCTCTACGCTTCGTCGATGGACAACAAGGAAGACATTCTCTTCCTCAATTTGGCGTCGG GTAAGGTGGAGATGATAACGGGTGTGGGCAAGGCGATGCCGGCGAGTTCCGCCAAGTGGGGCAACCCGAACAGGCCGATAGCCCAGAGCGGAGTCTTCGGTCGATATATGGTCAGCCCTTCGAACGAGGCCCTCTTCGTTCTCAATGGCGAGACACGGACAGTGAACTGCGAGATCGGCGGTCTAGTGCGGCCCAGCATGATCGTCTGGTTTACGGTACCGACGCACTAA
- the LOC100115398 gene encoding follistatin-related protein 5 isoform X2 — protein MVGVYYGMMFGSQKSMSPTRRLSFQSLAFLLLLANCVAGDSPHYKHTKRHHYITVHRQHDSASTPSDVISTAQPENGAQEVGAVPTSANVEDDYFGRNPCAGKYCGAGRECQVSPDGGLGLCVCAKRCARRHRPVCGSDGKVYANHCELHRAACNLGTPLTASRLMRCLHRDDHHETPKALPLGNATPPTSKQSNHQTRHDSKENFVEENYDLDDCSAQEYEIMKDNLLLYNHARLMSQDNHSKEYLVSIMFSHYDQNNNGNLEREELEQIAEREDLEQLSKGCSLGHMINYDDTDRDGRLDINEFYMAFRRLYSAGVSVVSLDKNLEINHIPARVGDNVEIKCDVTGTPPPPLVWRRYDADLEALSEPEIRIFNDGSLYLTRVQLVHAGNYTCHALSNKDVVQTHVLTVHTTPEVRVTPRLQSKRPGEEAMMRCHVVGEPLPRVEWLKNDEPLHEQQHDGDKYEVVGNGTRLAIRSINYADTGAYMCQATSIGGVTRDISSLVVQEQPTPTAPSEERRFFSFHEWGISVYEPSACRLYHQIKSTDIIPGTQEYVCAEKGVPCSWGRAINVANRYVYVSQPEKDRILVISKIQMVVVDVVTTDKYPVELQYVPALDQVWVLNWRSESDMGVKTIQVIRDAAQKKKHRTVHPEPIDGQFDLVRGLYIPERQDIGHMFKYGYVTHTNQRGMYKLDLANMRYTRSADLAPYNCVPAHIQFPALYGFVILQCEEPITGRATGQLLLDYLTDTVLAHKPELVGKPMVSPDSRHLVTLDRQPNGVILIVEEILPTGLNFAFDVKTTLNISDITFYPSQTTHGYDLYASSMDNKEDILFLNLASGKVEMITGVGKAMPASSAKWGNPNRPIAQSGVFGRYMVSPSNEALFVLNGETRTVNCEIGGLVRPSMIVWFTVPTH, from the exons CATACGAAGCGTCACCACTACATCACCGTGCACCGACAACACGATTCCGCCAGTACACCATCGGATGTCATCAGCACAGCTCAGCCGGAGAACGGAGCTCAGGAGGTCGGGGCTGTGCCGACATCCGCGAACGTCGAGGATGACTACTTCGGACGCA ATCCGTGCGCTGGCAAGTACTGCGGAGCGGGCCGCGAGTGCCAAGTCTCGCCCGACGGTGGGCTCGGACTGTGCGTTTGCGCGAAGCGCTGCGCCCGCCGTCACAGGCCCGTCTGCGGCAGCGACGGTAAAGTCTACGCCAACCATTGCGAGCTGCACCGAGCGGCCTGCAATCTTGGAACACCGCTCACGGCGAGCCGGCTGATGCGGTGCCTGCACAGAG ACGATCACCACGAGACACCGAAAGCTCTGCCGCTGGGTAACGCCACTCCGCCGACGTCGAAGCAGAGCAACCACCAGACCAGACACGACAGCAAGGAGAACTTTGTCGAGGAAAACTACGACCTAGACGACTGCTCAGCCCAGGAGTACGAAATCATGAAG GACAACTTGCTGCTCTACAATCACGCGCGGCTGATGTCCCAGGACAACCACAGCAAGGAGTACCTGGTGAGCATAATGTTCTCGCACTACGACCAGAACAACAACGGCAACCTCGAGCGCGAGGAGCTGGAACAGATAGCCGAACGCGAGGACCTCGAACAGCTGAGCAAGGGCTGCTCGCTTGGACACATGATCAATTACGACGACACCGATAGAGACGGCAGACTCGACATCAACGAGTTCTACATGGCGTTCAGGCGGCTTTACA GTGCAGGTGTGTCAGTGGTGTCGCTGGACAAGAACCTGGAGATCAATCACATCCCGGCGCGCGTCGGCGACAACGTCGAGATAAAGTGCGACGTAACCGGGACTCCGCCGCCACCATTAGTCTGGCGACGCTACGACGCGGATCTCGAGGCGCTCTCCGAGCCCGAG ATACGAATTTTCAACGACGGCAGCCTTTATTTAACGAGGGTGCAGCTCGTCCACGCTGGCAATTACACGTGCCACGCTCTCAGCAACAAGGACGTCGTTCAGACCCACGTTCTCACGGTGCACA CGACGCCGGAGGTGCGAGTGACGCCACGATTACAGTCGAAGCGTCCGGGTGAGGAGGCGATGATGCGATGCCACGTGGTCGGCGAACCTCTACCACGAGTCGAATGGCTGAAGAACGACGAGCCACTGCACGAGCAGCAGCACGACGGCGACAAGTACGAGGTGGTCGGCAACGGTACGAGGCTGGCCATCCGAAGCATAAACTACGCCGATACCGGGGCGTACATGTGCCAGGCGACGAGCATCGGTGGAGTCACCAGGGATATTAGCAGTCTCGTTGTTCAGGAACAGCCTACGCCGA CGGCGCCGAGCGAGGAGAGGAGGTTCTTCTCGTTCCACGAGTGGGGAATATCGGTGTACGAGCCGTCAGCTTGCCGATTGTATCATCAAATTAAGTCGACGGATATTATACCTGGGACGCAG GAATACGTGTGTGCTGAGAAAGGAGTGCCTTGTTCGTGGGGTCGTGCGATCAACGTAGCCAATCGCTACGTTTACGTGTCGCAGCCGGAAAAGGATCGCATCCTCGTTATCAGCAAAATTCAGATGGTCGTCGTTGAC GTGGTGACAACGGACAAATACCCGGTGGAGCTGCAATACGTTCCGGCGCTGGACCAGGTCTGGGTGCTCAATTGGCGCAGCGAGAGTGACATGGGGGTGAAAACGATACAGGTGATCAGGGACGCGGCGCAAAAGAAGAAGCACAGGACCGTTCATCCGGAGCCGATTGACGGACAGTTTGATCTCGTCCGGGGCCTCTACATCCCCGAGCGTCAG GACATCGGTCACATGTTCAAGTACGGCTACGTCACGCACACGAACCAGCGAGGCATGTACAAGCTCGACCTGGCAAACATGAGGTACACGCGCAGCGCCGATCTCGCGCCCTACAACTGTGTACCGGCACACATACAGTTCCCGGCCCTAT ACGGCTTCGTAATACTGCAGTGCGAGGAGCCAATAACGGGCCGGGCGACCGGGCAATTATTACTGGATTATCTGACGGACACGGTGCTGGCGCACAAGCCGGAGCTCGTCGGCAAGCCGATGGTGTCACCCGACTCACGTCACCTCGTCACGCTCGACCGACAGCCCAACGGCGTCATACTCATCGTCGAGGAAATATTAC CTACCGGACTGAACTTTGCCTTCGACGTCAAGACGACTTTGAACATCAGTGATATCACATTCTACCCGTCGCAAACGACGCACGGCTACGATCTCTACGCTTCGTCGATGGACAACAAGGAAGACATTCTCTTCCTCAATTTGGCGTCGG GTAAGGTGGAGATGATAACGGGTGTGGGCAAGGCGATGCCGGCGAGTTCCGCCAAGTGGGGCAACCCGAACAGGCCGATAGCCCAGAGCGGAGTCTTCGGTCGATATATGGTCAGCCCTTCGAACGAGGCCCTCTTCGTTCTCAATGGCGAGACACGGACAGTGAACTGCGAGATCGGCGGTCTAGTGCGGCCCAGCATGATCGTCTGGTTTACGGTACCGACGCACTAA